In Candidatus Krumholzibacteriia bacterium, the following proteins share a genomic window:
- a CDS encoding HigA family addiction module antitoxin, whose protein sequence is MARRSPVHPGEILVEEFLEPLGLSQYRVAKDISVPPRRINEIVHGTRAITVDTALRLARYFGTSDVFWMNLQMRYDLEIERDRLGKRLQREVVVHRQ, encoded by the coding sequence ATGGCAAGACGTTCGCCGGTCCACCCCGGCGAGATCCTGGTGGAGGAGTTCCTCGAGCCGCTCGGGCTGTCGCAGTACCGAGTGGCCAAGGACATCAGCGTGCCGCCGCGACGTATCAACGAAATCGTCCACGGCACACGGGCGATCACCGTCGACACCGCACTGCGGCTCGCTCGCTACTTCGGCACGTCCGACGTCTTCTGGATGAATCTCCAGATGCGTTACGATCTCGAGATCGAGAGGGATCGCCTGGGAAAGCGTCTCCAACGCGAGGTGGTCGTTCACCGGCAGTGA
- a CDS encoding cytochrome b/b6 domain-containing protein — translation MSTFRSYWPVLVVVLLLMGPTAGQAAPDCAECHEPETGAAYADRLQESIHAGMGCTPCHAGKDVVPHADEVGPPPGRACRQCHSDVADAYSSHGVLEATPATEAPNCADCHGSHTIVAVTDTTSRVHARRQPASCNTCHGSATFAEDHHLVKTRLDAYARSVHGPKTSADGVPAATCVDCHSMSDNVHAIPGRGPADSPIHFFEVANTCGRCHADVLDHYEIGIHGRLNARGETDAPTCTTCHGEHEIVPTGAPGSPVSPTHVAGQTCAPCHESVLLNSRYGVEAGVVASFEDSYHGMKAQAGDTEVANCASCHGVHGILPPGDPRSRVHPDNLVDTCGACHEGISAEMAGIPIHTADDESPYHTQVATTIEDVYIAAIVIIIGLMVVHWLIDLARHLIDHAKTRPRVRRMRTDEVWMHAALALSFTVLVITGFALVYDQTWFATLLFGWEGGFAMRGIIHRIAAVLFVLTIVWHLVFLVASRRGRGFFVDITPRPRDFRFFFQQIAYNLRLRRDEPEAGRFTYVEKAEYWALVWGAAVMVLSGFALWFDDWLIGVLPRGSIEVAWVVHFWEAWLATLAIAVWHFYATIFKPEVYPMNPSWITGTMPVEQYREEHPAVWDGRERGEDGRRVRREEVGSEG, via the coding sequence ATGTCGACTTTCCGTTCGTACTGGCCGGTCCTCGTCGTCGTCCTCCTCCTGATGGGACCGACGGCCGGACAGGCGGCCCCGGACTGCGCAGAGTGTCACGAACCCGAGACGGGTGCGGCCTACGCCGACCGTCTCCAGGAATCGATCCACGCCGGGATGGGCTGCACTCCGTGCCATGCGGGCAAGGACGTCGTCCCGCACGCCGACGAGGTGGGCCCGCCGCCGGGGCGGGCGTGCCGCCAGTGCCACTCCGACGTCGCCGACGCCTACTCCTCGCACGGGGTACTCGAGGCCACGCCGGCGACCGAGGCGCCGAACTGCGCGGACTGTCACGGAAGTCACACGATCGTGGCCGTCACCGATACGACCTCACGTGTCCACGCGCGGCGACAGCCCGCTTCGTGCAACACCTGTCACGGATCGGCGACGTTCGCCGAAGACCACCACCTGGTGAAGACGCGGCTCGACGCCTACGCGCGCAGCGTGCACGGGCCGAAGACGTCGGCGGACGGCGTGCCGGCGGCCACGTGCGTCGACTGCCACTCCATGTCCGACAACGTCCACGCGATCCCGGGTCGCGGGCCGGCCGACTCGCCGATCCACTTCTTCGAGGTGGCGAACACGTGCGGGCGGTGCCACGCCGACGTCCTGGACCACTACGAGATCGGCATCCACGGCCGGCTCAACGCCCGCGGAGAAACCGACGCGCCGACGTGCACCACCTGCCACGGCGAGCACGAGATCGTGCCCACTGGTGCACCAGGCTCGCCGGTCTCGCCCACGCACGTGGCCGGACAGACCTGCGCCCCGTGCCACGAATCGGTGCTGTTGAACAGTCGGTACGGCGTGGAGGCCGGGGTGGTCGCCTCGTTCGAGGACAGCTACCACGGAATGAAGGCACAGGCCGGCGACACCGAGGTCGCCAACTGCGCGTCGTGCCACGGCGTGCACGGAATCCTCCCTCCCGGCGACCCACGCTCGCGCGTGCATCCGGACAACCTGGTCGACACCTGCGGGGCGTGCCACGAAGGCATCTCGGCGGAGATGGCTGGCATCCCGATCCACACCGCGGACGACGAATCGCCCTACCACACGCAGGTCGCGACGACGATCGAGGACGTCTACATCGCGGCGATCGTGATCATCATCGGCCTGATGGTCGTGCACTGGCTGATCGACCTCGCCCGACACCTGATCGACCACGCGAAGACCCGCCCGCGCGTGCGCCGCATGCGCACCGACGAGGTCTGGATGCACGCCGCCCTGGCGCTCAGCTTCACCGTGCTGGTGATCACCGGCTTCGCGCTGGTCTACGACCAGACCTGGTTCGCCACCCTGCTCTTCGGTTGGGAGGGCGGCTTCGCCATGCGCGGGATCATCCACCGCATCGCCGCCGTGTTGTTCGTGCTGACCATCGTCTGGCACTTGGTCTTCCTGGTGGCCTCGCGCCGCGGCCGCGGCTTCTTCGTCGACATCACCCCGCGACCGCGCGACTTCCGCTTCTTCTTCCAGCAGATCGCCTACAACCTCCGCCTACGGCGCGACGAACCCGAGGCCGGGCGCTTCACGTACGTGGAGAAGGCCGAGTACTGGGCCCTGGTGTGGGGCGCCGCCGTGATGGTCCTGAGCGGATTCGCGCTGTGGTTCGACGACTGGCTGATCGGCGTGCTCCCCCGCGGCTCCATCGAGGTCGCCTGGGTCGTCCACTTCTGGGAGGCCTGGCTCGCCACCCTCGCCATCGCCGTCTGGCACTTCTACGCCACGATCTTCAAGCCCGAGGTCTACCCCATGAATCCCTCGTGGATCACCGGCACGATGCCGGTCGAACAGTACCGCGAGGAACATCCTGCCGTGTGGGACGGCCGCGAACGCGGCGAGGACGGCCGCCGCGTGCGGCGTGAGGAGGTTGGGAGCGAGGGGTGA
- a CDS encoding PH domain-containing protein: MGLLSALSGNASEVDVSKVEQDLDAIMIDGEQVEHAFKLLRDLIVFTDKRLILIDKQGVTGKKSEYHSIPYRSISHFMTESKGHFDRDAEMKIFISSRTEPLVKQFKDDGAIVAVQKVLARYVVG; encoded by the coding sequence ATGGGCCTCCTCTCCGCTCTCAGCGGCAACGCCAGCGAAGTCGACGTCTCGAAGGTCGAGCAGGATCTCGACGCGATCATGATCGACGGCGAGCAGGTCGAACACGCCTTCAAACTGCTGCGCGATCTGATCGTCTTCACCGACAAGCGCCTGATCCTGATCGACAAGCAGGGCGTGACGGGCAAGAAATCGGAGTACCACTCGATTCCCTATCGCTCGATCAGCCACTTCATGACCGAGTCGAAGGGGCACTTCGACCGCGACGCCGAGATGAAGATCTTCATCTCGAGCCGCACCGAGCCGCTGGTCAAGCAGTTCAAGGACGACGGGGCGATCGTGGCCGTCCAGAAAGTCCTGGCGCGGTACGTGGTGGGGTAG
- a CDS encoding LytTR family transcriptional regulator DNA-binding domain-containing protein, with protein MAQPRFLLHARDYRYPVFEVDDLYVIEADGDETLVRLRARKRRRDVRSFGEVLARLEPHGFVEIYRGIAVNAAHVRELRRDADEARWEVRMRPPVNLVLPVAERRVARVRKVLAG; from the coding sequence ATGGCCCAGCCCCGCTTCCTGCTGCACGCGCGTGACTACCGCTACCCGGTGTTCGAGGTCGACGACCTGTACGTGATCGAGGCCGATGGCGACGAGACCCTCGTCCGCCTGCGCGCGAGGAAGCGACGGCGCGACGTGCGCTCGTTCGGCGAGGTGCTCGCGCGGCTCGAGCCGCACGGCTTCGTGGAGATCTACCGCGGCATCGCCGTGAACGCGGCGCACGTGCGGGAGCTGCGCCGCGACGCCGACGAAGCACGGTGGGAGGTGCGCATGCGGCCGCCGGTGAATCTGGTGCTGCCGGTGGCAGAGCGGCGGGTCGCGAGGGTGCGGAAGGTGTTGGCAGGGTGA
- a CDS encoding addiction module protein: MERRNWQSEFEALDLETRIRKLQELWDSIASDPDAVWLTPSQRNDLKRRLAEYRADPDQVSSWDAARGRMLSQSWPQP, encoded by the coding sequence ATGGAACGTCGGAACTGGCAGTCCGAATTCGAGGCGCTCGATCTCGAGACCAGAATCCGCAAGCTCCAGGAGCTGTGGGACTCGATCGCGTCCGACCCCGATGCCGTCTGGCTGACACCCTCCCAGCGCAACGACCTGAAGCGGCGACTCGCCGAGTATCGTGCGGATCCCGATCAGGTCTCGAGCTGGGATGCGGCCAGGGGACGCATGCTGTCGCAGTCGTGGCCGCAGCCGTAG